A single region of the Triticum dicoccoides isolate Atlit2015 ecotype Zavitan chromosome 2B, WEW_v2.0, whole genome shotgun sequence genome encodes:
- the LOC119368283 gene encoding uncharacterized protein LOC119368283 — MQRPVSTPSFPVFADEEGAEDLEAKPEKAPAVRPSAATERSVHLVPLIVVLCFVVLLLCSHVPTPSDMSSFGGNAGGRKAQAALTRTKEGDDRDSSRQGLSK, encoded by the exons ATGCAGAGGCCGGTGAgcaccccgtcgttccccgtcttcGCGGACGAGGAGGGGGCGGAGGACCTGGAGGCCAAGCCGGAGAAGGCGCCCGCCGTCCGGCCGTCGGCGGCCACGGAgcggtccgtccacctcgtgccgcTCATCGTCGTGCTCTgcttcgtcgtcctcctcctctgctcccacGTCCCAACCCCATCTG ATATGTCGAGCTTTGGAGGGAATGCTGGGGGCCGGAAAGCCCAAGCTGCTCTGACGCGGACCAAGGAAGGAGACGATCGTGACAGTAGTCGTCAAGGACTGAGCAAGTGA
- the LOC119365545 gene encoding myb-related protein Zm1-like, whose amino-acid sequence MGKGRAPCCAKVGLNRGSWTPEEDMRLIAYIQQYGHANWRALPKQAGLLRCGKSCRLRWINYLRPDLKRGNFTVEEEETLIKLHNMLGNKWSKIAACLPGRTDNEIKNVWNTHLKKRVAASAGEQKKGGAKSKKKTTCVDVPVPSPSPSSSTTTTTTTTNCSSGESGEQSNTIKELEFEMDKIEIPMLDLGFDLDMLLNAVPDTHCPAISSAPTSPCSSASPPCVVDDQVLLDLPEIDIMPELWSIMDGEGGVGACAETAQAPWSNAALCQGNGTEASAATANEDDDGKEWWLEDLEKDLGLWGPIEDYQLQQPDPQGRVDPFSASVDDSASCYFPAHTRGYHTFIEDRKHNYKSLPEMRTSP is encoded by the exons ATGGGGAAAGGCCGGGCACCGTGCTGCGCCAAGGTGGGGCTCAACAGGGGCTCCTGGACGCCGGAGGAGGACATGCGCCTCATCGCCTACATTCAGCAGTACGGCCACGCCAACTGGCGTGCCCTGCCCAAGCAAGCAG GTTTGCTCCGGTGCGGCAAGAGCTGCCGGCTCCGGTGGATCAACTACCTCCGTCCCGACCTCAAGCGCGGCAACTTCACCGTCGAGGAGGAGGAGACCCTCATCAAGCTGCACAACATGCTCGGCAACAA ATGGTCCAAGATCGCGGCGTGCCTGCCGGGGAGGACCGACAACGAGATCAAGAACGTCTGGAACACGCACCTCAAGAAGCGGGTGGCCGCGAGCGCCGGGGAGCAGAAGAAGGGCGGGGCCAAGAGCAAGAAGAAAACCACCTGCGTGGACGTGCCGGTGCCTTCTCCGTCTCCATCCTCTTCCACGACCACCACTACGACGACAACCAACTGCTCCAGCGGCGAGTCTGGCGAGCAGAGCAACACCATCAAGGAGTTGGAATTTGAGATGGACAAGATCGAAATCCCCATGCTGGACCTCGGCTTCGACCTTGACATGCTGCTGAACGCCGTCCCCGACACGCACTGCCCGGCCATCTCGTCGgcgccgacctcgccgtgctcgtcCGCGTCCCCGCCCTGCGTGGTGGACGACCAAGTGCTGCTCGATCTGCCTGAGATCGACATCATGCCCGAGCTGTGGAGCATCATGGACGGCGAAGGCGGCGTCGGCGCGTGCGCAGAAACGGCGCAGGCGCCGTGGAGCAATGCGGCGCTGTGCCAGGGCAACGGAACAGAGGCGAGCGCCGCAACGGCCAACGAAGACGACGACGGAAAGGAGTGGTGGTTGGAAGATTTGGAAAAGGACCTGGGCCTGTGGGGGCCCATCGAAGACTACCAGCTCCAACAACCGGACCCACAAGGTCGCGTGGACCCGTTCTCAGCCAGCGTGGACGACTCCGCGTCATGCTACTTCCCCGCACACACAAGGGGGTACCATACTTTTATAGAAGATAGAAAGCATAATTATAAGAGCTTGCCGGAGATGCGAACATCGCCGTAA